The genomic window aaaatttattttattttttattttgaaattgtaaatatctacgttatatattaaatctatagataaaaaaaaattctgaaaATTGACTTTAACGATATTGTGATAAATTTTGTTGAAATGTTCAACATCCTTGTTACTTATGGACTGAATATTCTCTTTGGTACTATCACCTACGTTGTTAACTAATACATTtgattgtattatatttgtaaaataatttaaaatatcattaaaattttgaaactcgtctatattttctaaaaaatgaTCAGGAGAAGAAAAATCTGCTGTTCTGATACTATAATAATTCAATCGAATAAACGTTTCtattattagatataatcgatctaaaaataaaaatataaaaaagtttacTACGTACATGTCTAGAGaattaatatttgtaaattgaGAAAGCCatctaataaaatttttttttttatatttaaataatttttctctttgatcacaatactttttatattctagATCATTTAAACTTTTTGATATTATACTTCTAAAACGAATTCTATAATCATATCTTTTTtcatcaaatatatttaccataattttttttatatctttatttttaaaaaattcatgaaatatatattccttttttatgtatttacttAAATGTTGTACCATTACAtggttattattattttccttacTCGTACATGTATTATCATCTTCTTTTTCAGTTTTTACTACTACGAAATCATTGCCTAGTTTATTGATACTATTAATTCTGGAGTTACCTTCACCATCTAAGTTGAGtgtgtttttattataaaaaaaagggttCTCATAATCCCCACTACTTACTATATCATTCACccaaatattttcattttccatGTTATTTGCATTTTCCTTATTTGAGTTACTGTATGTATTACACTGTTGATCtatgtctttttttatggtatcctttttataagtattattattatttttttcttcgcTCAATAAATTTACTTCTTTCCCATTTTGGGTACTATCCTCATCTATTACAGTATTTTCATTAACCATATTTTCAGAAGATATAAAATCTTTATTCCAtctcatattatatatgtcttgaaaattttgaaacTCAAAAGGGAATACCTTCTTTAGAAATATTAACAGATTTTTATTTGTCCTATCATTTTTATACTCGTacgtaaattttttaaaaataacataacataaaatattcatatatagaTGTAGCCCTTTTACGAAATCAAAGTTGTCTTCTAATTTGTAAATTCGTAAAATTCTagctatataattttttaaattcaaatCATAATTTACCTGAATTgggcataaaaaaaaaaatatatatatatatatatatatatatatattaattttagaattttattttgctataaTGTCACTTATTTCTATTTCAGAAACAgctgttcttttttttctatatttttaaaagaatgtACACAAAACTGAATAGTATTTGTGGTAACAAATATTCAGAACATAAGTACTTCTCAAGAACTGCTAACATTTGAATAATCAATTAGGATATACTGCTGATAATGGTTACTTGGTTTTGTCTTGATTTTCTCGCTATTTTTCtcaattttaatattcttaatCTTATTCActacgaaaaaaataatgtgaGATGATAACGTTAATAGGAAGAACACAATGTACCATGTATGCATAATAAACACACACTAAGaacatataaacacatacgtaaatatatacatatatatatatgtacacatatttgCATATGCCCACGCTTGTACAGGTTAAACATGTccgaataataataaatctatatatgtacatgtgacACTATAACAATTTTTCTGCTACACATTGACATTTAACAAAAGAAACATCTATCCTTAAACTTACAagaattcttatttttcttttttatataaaagattaGTCTTCGTTTCTGATCTTTCGTTAACTGCTGCATCAATTCTCcccattcttttttatttttattttttaaacttaaataaatatctttaattttatcatcatCCATTCTTATGTAATTCGGAATAtactgcttttttttttctcgttgcaaaattaaaaattacaaaaataaagaaaagtaaTTAATGTTACATTTTAATGTACGATTATTAAAAGATATCCTAAAGGAAGGAAAGTAAGGAAGTAAGGAAGTAAGGAAGGAATTtggaaagtaaaaaattaagaaaatacaaatatttttaatttaacgGAATGTATTTAAGTTTAATCTTAGATAATTTatctgaaaaaaaatagaaaaataaataaaattgtttcGTTAATatagaagagaaaaaattattctttaatttatGACTGTGTAACTGCATATATTTAACCGTAATGTACAAACggtaaaattgtaaaaaaaaaaaaatactattaatTACTGATTGAaattataatagaaaaaaaaaaaataaaacaatatatatatatatgtacaataacatatttacatGAATTTCAACcattttacttaaaatttatttatgaaatgaaatattgaaccttttcttatattatgAATGTTTAGCATTTTTTACGATATTctacatatttatgaaacTCTTCCATTTATCTTATAAATCTTctacaataaatatttcctctcataattttgttttccaTAAAATGTTTTGTTATGtctttatgtaataaattttttatcatctgAGAGTTTGCATTTGTAGagataaaagaattaaaaatatacgagaaaaaaaataaaataactgtATCTTTACGAATGGGAATAATTAAGGATTTTTCCTTCTCCTATTCGCTCTTTAGTTCGTTCTTTCGTTcgttctttcttttttttttttttgttcataattttaagtGTATATAATGTAACAGAACAAATGATAATTCTTCTACAAATTTAATGTTGAAACAgtattcttttctttaatagaaaataggattagttaaaattttttttaattttactaacAAAATTGTTACcctttattacatattacttatataaaatgtttttgttttcattctttaatcacttttatttttatattttctcaaaatgtttaaaatttaCTAATTATCTCTCACATTATTTAGCTGcttaatgtaaaaatttacagCGAACTACACATTTTGTATGCAGCGGTTCTAagtttgaatattttttccctatttttttaaaggttatttttaaatatatagttgGAAGTTCATTAATGCAGTAAATTAGGAAAGCATTGActttaaatatgaaatataattaaatggaCAAAGAGGTACAACGAAAAACGCATAATcgtgtatgtgtataaatacatatatatacatatatatatatattgccCTTTTAAATGGgctttaaaaaatggaagaaaatAGTAGTTCTAATATATTACCAAGATCGGCATAATGTACCAATTATCCTTCCTATggtatacttaaaaaaat from Plasmodium malariae genome assembly, chromosome: 13 includes these protein-coding regions:
- the PmUG01_13053300 gene encoding conserved Plasmodium protein, unknown function — its product is MDDDKIKDIYLSLKNKNKKEWGELMQQLTKDQKRRLIFYIKKKNKNSLNKIKNIKIEKNSEKIKTKPSNHYQQYILIDYSNVNYDLNLKNYIARILRIYKLEDNFDFVKGLHLYMNILCYVIFKKFTYEYKNDRTNKNLLIFLKKVFPFEFQNFQDIYNMRWNKDFISSENMVNENTVIDEDSTQNGKEVNLLSEEKNNNNTYKKDTIKKDIDQQCNTYSNSNKENANNMENENIWVNDIVSSGDYENPFFYNKNTLNLDGEGNSRINSINKLGNDFVVVKTEKEDDNTCTSKENNNNHVMVQHLSKYIKKEYIFHEFFKNKDIKKIMVNIFDEKRYDYRIRFRSIISKSLNDLEYKKYCDQREKLFKYKKKNFIRWLSQFTNINSLDMYVVNFFIFLFLDRLYLIIETFIRLNYYSIRTADFSSPDHFLENIDEFQNFNDILNYFTNIIQSNVLVNNVGDSTKENIQSISNKDVEHFNKIYHNIVKVNFQNFFLSIDLIYNVDIYNFKIKNKINFEKLIKVDISSYINDTNIYDIIQYDKNNNADPWKVLTNFTLHQNKNLNLQKFDCFSIFLIVRFKYYLEEYKEKANIDCIYKTVKEEFDQVENYLKCHGNKTIEISENAAFSEGIFEYNHLIPLYMDLQNELKKVNEYIKFYGNLISFVNFIQRYAHSASSNVVKLEHNEETKEYFDLSFFLSAHMKGNVKKE